A single window of Nitrospira sp. CR1.1 DNA harbors:
- a CDS encoding ubiquitin-like protein Pup — MEKQERRPESRKESHAKEEVKPNPKVVESGKKMKEDIDKLVDEIDDVLEKNAEEFVKNYVQKGGE, encoded by the coding sequence ATGGAGAAACAGGAGAGGAGACCGGAATCCAGAAAAGAGTCGCACGCCAAAGAAGAGGTGAAGCCGAACCCGAAAGTCGTCGAATCGGGGAAGAAGATGAAAGAAGACATCGACAAATTGGTCGATGAAATCGATGACGTCCTGGAAAAAAATGCCGAAGAATTTGTAAAGAACTATGTGCAGAAGGGAGGGGAATAG